ATTGGTGACGCCTATTTTAACCAAGACCGATTTAACGAAGCGATCAATGCCTATAAAGAAGTCGTAAACCGGTATCCACAAAGTCCGGTGGTTCCAGATGCTTTGATGGGCATCCAACTTTCATACTTAGCCCTTAACCAGCCCGGAAATGCGGAAGCCCTGATTGACCAGTACCTCCGACAAAATCCGGGTACGGATGTAGCAGACCAAGTGCGGTTTAAACAAGCAGAAATGCAGTTTCAGAATGGCGAAACTCAAAAGGCACTTACCGGTTTTCAGTATTTCCTCCAAGCCAATCGCAACCCCAATCTTGCTCCTGCGGCCACCTACTATGTGGGTGCAAGTTATTATCAATTAAGGGATTACCGGAATGCGGAGCAATACCTCCGATTGGTTTTAGACCGCTACCCTTCCGAGCCTGCCGCTTATGAATCTGCACGGCTTTTAGCCAACCTTTTCTTGGCAACAAACCGCCCAGCCGAGGCACTCAGCCTATACAAACGACTGGAAGCCAATGCCGATGGAGACATTTCTGAAATTGGTGAAGCCAAAATTGGCCAAGCACAAGCCATGATTGCCTTGAACGATACCGATGGTGCACGTCAACTTTTGGAACAAGTTTCTACACAATATGCCAATTCCGATGCAGGGAAAACGGCACTTCTACGTTTGGCTGCACTGAATGTTCAACTCAATAACCTAACGGCCGCCTTAGACCAATACCGCCGTATCGCCCAAACCAATGACGACGCCTTTGCAAGCGAAGCACAGTTCAAGTATGGAAGTTTATTGCTCCAAATGAACCGCGCCCAAGAAGCGCTTCAGGCATTTACGGCCATCCAGCAACGCTTTCCAGAGGTCATAGACTGGGTCGCCCAAAGCTATCTTGGACAAGCGCGTGCGTACAAGGCACTTGGCAACCGAAACAGTGCCCTCCAAGCATATGACCGCGTAATTACAGAATATGGAGACACCCCATACGCCCAAGTTGCACGATCAGAAAAAGCCACCCTTTAACGCCGGAACCGCAGCAAAAACCATTTAGGACTATGAAAAACAATCGTTTTGGGCTCCATGCAACCTTGACCCTCCTTACGATCTTGTTCACGCAAAGCCTGATCGCACAACCGGTGGTTCCGGATCTTAAGCCCAACGAAGTCGTTATTCGGAGCAAAAAACCGATCGAATTACCCAAGTTAGAACGTCCGGCCATTACAACCTTGGTCGTGCCACCCAAGCCATTCTCTCCGCCGGATGGCCAAACGCCCTACGTTGGAACGTATAAACAAAACCCAACAGATTTGCCACATAAATCTTTGGCAGATGTACCTTTAGGCGAACGCTTCAGTTTATCAACCGCCCAACCCCGACAGCTCTTGGTGAAAGCATCTGCCGGACGATACCTCACGCGCGAATTACAGGCCATTGCCCATGTACCCCTCCGTGATGGCGTCGCCTTTTTCGGCGATATAGACTATCTGGGCAGCGATGGGCACACCCCTTTTGATGCAAAACCCGATTTACAAGCCTCGTTTGCAAACCTCAACCTTAAACTTGGCTCCTCGCAAGAATATAAAAAGAGCATCGCTCGGCTCATCCTGAATGGATTTGCTACCCGAAACAGCCTTTTTGGTGCAGATACCAATGCAGTTGTTCTTGGCCCAAGACTTCTGGCACAGCCCAACCGAAAGGGCAGAGGATTCGGCATTGGAGGAGATTGGGAGGGATTGGCATCCGCTCGCTTTCCTTTTAACCTCCGAGCAAATTACCAGACCGAGCGCTTTGATACCGACATCCTCGCCATTGCGCCAGACGTTTATGCCAGAACCGAAAAGCGCATGAACCTTGGCGGCGATGCAAAATTCCCCATCGGTAAGGCGGAGGTCTTCATCAACTCCGATCTAACCCTTTCCGCCATTGATGCAAAAGCACTAATAGGATCAGATTTGCTCTCCCAATCTCTCAAAGGTGGCGTTATTTGGATGGCCTCCAAAGCCCTTTGTCTTAGTGCTGGACTTTTTTATGCAGGATTCGAAGCCTCGGAACGCAATATTGGTAGCGCTGCCCTTTCCCAAAACTACGTCTCTCCTTATCTACGTGCAGACTACTACTTTCCAAAAGGGCTACATTTATACCTAAAAAATGATCCAAGTCTCCAGCACCAGACGACATCCGGCCTTTTTGCGAAAAACCCTTATCTAATTGACGATCCGATCGTAAAACCAACCGTCAACACGGTGGCCATCGAGTCCGGTATCGGACATAGAAAGCAGCCATACCAAGTTGGTTTTAAATTAGGATATACCAAAAGTCCCGAATATTTGTATTTCCAAAAGACGACAAAACCTCGCTACAACGGGTATGCAAAAGGCGTATTTGAATCTCAATATGGGCGTGCAGATGTCATTTATGCACAGGTAGATGCCGGGGTTTCCCTTTTTCAAAAAATCTGGGCTTCCGTTTCTGCAAAGTTACAAGATGGAAGACTGATTGGAAGTAATGGCGCAAAAGACACCATTATCCCACATGAAGCCCCATTCGAGGCTTCGGGTAGTTTGGCCTATACTTTTTTGAACCAAAAAGCACGCCTTCAGACCGACCTCAACATGATTGGCACGAGATATGCAAGTATAAACAAGACAGATGAAGTTTCTCCAATTTTCGATATCGGCTTGTCTGCACGTTATCAGGTATGGAAAGACTACAGCGCGTATGCACAAATCAAGCATATTTCGGCAAGCCCATATGAACGTTGGGCGGGTTATCCAGAAGCGCGCCTTGTGATCATGTTGGGCGTGGAGGCAGCCTTAAATGTGTTAAATTAACGGTTTTTTTTTGGTATAAAATATTTACCCATAGGCTTAAAGATGGGTGCGATGTATTATCTTAAGCACACTATCCCGTTTTTGAACCAATCTTTTGTTTTCTTTTATCATGAACGATCCATTGCCTCGATTTCGACGCGAAGACGTGTTCCAAACAGCACAAATTCCCGAATCAGATATACAGTCTCCAATTCCGAATCCGGCACAAGCAGCAGCAGCCGTATTGGATGCTTTGTCCTCTGATGCTCCTGAAGAAAAAGTTTTCTTTTCGGAAGAACATACACATTCCGCAACCCTCGCGCAGGACTTGCCTATTTCTGGAAGCTCTGCCGCCGAGACTATTGCAGAGAGTGTTTCTGGTTTTGATGAAACCCTCCATGTGGCTGCACCCGAAATTACAACAGAGGGCTTCATCGCTGAGATTCCGCATAACACATCAGAAGTACCTGTAGATATTCGTGCGGTGGACGGCATAAACCGATTTGTATATGATGAAGCCGTAGGCGACCCAATGGATACCGCCTCTTTCGGAACTCCGGTGGTCTTGGCAGGAACGTCCCTCCCTCCTGTTATCGAAAGTGCTGCCTCGCCTCCCCCCGAAGTCCTGCCCGCACCCTTGCCTGAAGATGCCAAGTCGTCTATGGAACCGAGTCTGGGCATCCCTCCTATAGACATTGACCCAGCATTATTAAACTTGGGAAATAGCCTGCCGGATGAATTACAATCCCCTATTATAGATCTCACAAAATCGGTAGCCGATTTACCGGATGATGCACCGAATGCCGGAATGGACTCACCCCTCATGGTACTTGACGCCGTATCCATCCCAATCCCCTCCGAAGAAGCCTTAAACAACCTTGCCGATTTGCAGGAACTGGCAGAAGCGCCATCGGAAATATCTGCTGATGCGCCACCCAGCCCACCCAAAATCGGATCAGAACCCGTTGCACCACCACCCAACGATCCTAAACAGGAGATCGCTATGATGTTAGAACAAGATGAACCGGCCTTTACCGTAGCTGTACGGTATCTCGAAACCTATCGCCAAGACCCTACGGGAGAATCGGGAGCCGATGCCCTTTTTTGGGCCGCAGAAAATTATCAAAAAGCGGGACTGCCCGGAAAAGCGCGTGGTTTATTTCAAGACTTTGTTCGACAATTCCCCGAACACCCTAAAGTACGAACCGCCCAAGAATATCTTCAATGGATTGATGTCGATACCCCTTCGGAAGAACAGGTAACACGTCCAACCCTAAACACCGCTTTGGCCTCACAAATACCTGTAGAAGCCAAACAGCCGGCAATGGACGTGTCCTCATATTCCGCACCATTGCCTAATTTCAAGCCCCTTGGTGATCAAACGGCGGCGCAAGGAAGTCCAACACCACTACCCAAACCAGCCTCCGAGGAGACCTACCACTACGTCGCGCCGCCCGTGATGGGGCCGGCCATGCGAAATCCTCCGGCGCAACCCATCCCCCAAACCCTCCGAATGGCGCCCGCTGTGGCGGAACAAAAGCCCTTGGAACCTGTATCTACGGAAAGTAGCAAAGCAACACCCGTTGCCACAGCCACTCCTGTTCCGCTTTTGTTACGAGCCAAAAATTTTGTACAATCTAAACCTCCCAAAGTGCGCGGCTTAATTTACATCTTGAGTGGCCTTGCCCTCTTCCTGATTGCCTTGGTCTTGTTCACGCTAAGTCGCGGACTTTTCTCCAATACAAACGGCCCAACCATCTCCCAAACCGGACAAACAGGTACAACCACCGAAAGTTTGGTACAACCTTCGGGTACAGCACCTGCACCGGGGACATCTGGGGGAACAAGCCTTACAGGTACGGGCGACGACAATACTGCAACCGGTGGTAGTACGGGACTTGCCGCAGGCGGCGGGAATGACAGCACAAATGCCGAAGCGTTCAAAAACCCCATCGAAGTACAAGGCGGTGGCGACCTTAATGTGCCCGCTGGAGGCTGGGGGTGGTCTCTTAAATTCACCTCGAACCGAGCAGAATTGGAAAAGATGGCTGCAAACCTGAGAAGTCGCGGATACCGCACAGGAATCCTCACCATCAGTTCGCCACAACAAGGCTATCGCTTGGTTTTAGGTCAGTTTAAAACGAAGGACGAAGCAAAAGCTGCCAAAGGGAAGTTGCCTTACGATACGCCCAAAGACGCTTGGACGGTCGAAATTAAATAAGAACCAGATTCCTTTCCTGCGTTTCGATGATTCGGAACGCAGGAATTTTTTTCTACTTTTTTGTTCCGCAAAACCCATGTCATTGTATAACGGATTGATTTTTGCCTTACAGCAACCTGCCACAACGAATATCACCACCCAGCCTAACCCTGCCGCTTCGCCTTTAACGCAAACAAACAATATGCTGGACTTGGTTTGGTCTGGTGGGTGGGTCATGATCCCCATTATTATTGCGTCTTTGCTGGCCGTCTATGTATTCATTGAGCGCTTTATCCTCTACCGAAAAGCTGCGGCACATGAAAATTTCATCGAGTACATCCGCCGTTATTTGCAAGCAGGCGATGTTCGTGGAGCAATCAACTATTGTTCTACGGTCTCGAAACCCGTTGCACAAGTTGTCAAAAAAGGATTGGACAGAATTGGGCGTCCAATCACCGAGATTCAGGAAATTGTCCTTATCGAAGGACGCGACCAAGCCTACAAATTAGAAAAACGCTTGGTATGGTTGGCAACTATAGCAGGCGTTGCCCCTCTCTTAGGATTTTTAGGAACTGTTTTGGGGATGGTCGAAGCATTTCAGTCAATACAAAGCATGCAAGGCCAAGTCAATCCAAGCGTGCTTGCTGGTGGTATTTGGACGGCTTTGATCACCACTGTAGGCGGGCTTATTGTTGCGAT
This genomic stretch from Rhodothermia bacterium harbors:
- a CDS encoding SPOR domain-containing protein, yielding MNDPLPRFRREDVFQTAQIPESDIQSPIPNPAQAAAAVLDALSSDAPEEKVFFSEEHTHSATLAQDLPISGSSAAETIAESVSGFDETLHVAAPEITTEGFIAEIPHNTSEVPVDIRAVDGINRFVYDEAVGDPMDTASFGTPVVLAGTSLPPVIESAASPPPEVLPAPLPEDAKSSMEPSLGIPPIDIDPALLNLGNSLPDELQSPIIDLTKSVADLPDDAPNAGMDSPLMVLDAVSIPIPSEEALNNLADLQELAEAPSEISADAPPSPPKIGSEPVAPPPNDPKQEIAMMLEQDEPAFTVAVRYLETYRQDPTGESGADALFWAAENYQKAGLPGKARGLFQDFVRQFPEHPKVRTAQEYLQWIDVDTPSEEQVTRPTLNTALASQIPVEAKQPAMDVSSYSAPLPNFKPLGDQTAAQGSPTPLPKPASEETYHYVAPPVMGPAMRNPPAQPIPQTLRMAPAVAEQKPLEPVSTESSKATPVATATPVPLLLRAKNFVQSKPPKVRGLIYILSGLALFLIALVLFTLSRGLFSNTNGPTISQTGQTGTTTESLVQPSGTAPAPGTSGGTSLTGTGDDNTATGGSTGLAAGGGNDSTNAEAFKNPIEVQGGGDLNVPAGGWGWSLKFTSNRAELEKMAANLRSRGYRTGILTISSPQQGYRLVLGQFKTKDEAKAAKGKLPYDTPKDAWTVEIK
- a CDS encoding MotA/TolQ/ExbB proton channel family protein; translation: MSLYNGLIFALQQPATTNITTQPNPAASPLTQTNNMLDLVWSGGWVMIPIIIASLLAVYVFIERFILYRKAAAHENFIEYIRRYLQAGDVRGAINYCSTVSKPVAQVVKKGLDRIGRPITEIQEIVLIEGRDQAYKLEKRLVWLATIAGVAPLLGFLGTVLGMVEAFQSIQSMQGQVNPSVLAGGIWTALITTVGGLIVAIPTQIAYNALLERYHYIVNQMERFSSDFIDLLQEPVPTLVMPQQTTQQYPYPQQNPPY